The Saccharothrix variisporea genome has a segment encoding these proteins:
- a CDS encoding SagB/ThcOx family dehydrogenase, which produces MRVKVAEHAALFYQDGTVVWDDYLHHRQFAISETAELLCRKFTEFTDVDELLAPLGEADRAALRKVLDELVEAGVLVVEGSPEHDAERRMLSGWRAWGASARHFHFASRTLGDAPYQGSDEHDALLDEKLTRDPAPAPFRSLGGPVVPLPALPADPSWGAAGLMDVLLSRRTSREFGPGPVPLDRVGELLAVLGAPSPVRSRIGRTGTVFKTSPSGGGRHPVEIYAHVRGVEGLGDGWHHYDGSAHALEPLGVSWTPAEMAEAAGDQAWVGEAPLVLAYTAVLERTRWRYDTSRAYRVVQMDVGHLSQTAYLVATAMGFGIGFTAALRDELVEQALGCDAYHEVVLGMSAVGPLPE; this is translated from the coding sequence GTGCGGGTAAAGGTCGCTGAGCACGCGGCGCTGTTCTACCAGGACGGCACCGTGGTGTGGGACGACTACCTCCACCACCGGCAGTTCGCGATCAGCGAGACCGCCGAGCTGCTGTGCCGCAAGTTCACCGAGTTCACCGACGTGGACGAGCTGCTCGCACCCCTCGGCGAGGCGGACCGGGCAGCGCTGCGCAAGGTGCTGGACGAGCTGGTCGAGGCGGGCGTGCTGGTCGTCGAGGGGTCGCCCGAGCACGACGCGGAGCGCCGGATGCTGTCCGGGTGGCGGGCGTGGGGCGCGTCGGCACGGCACTTCCACTTCGCCAGCCGGACGTTGGGTGACGCCCCCTACCAGGGCTCGGACGAGCACGACGCCCTGCTGGACGAGAAGCTGACCCGCGACCCGGCACCCGCGCCGTTCCGCAGCCTCGGCGGCCCGGTGGTGCCGCTGCCCGCGTTGCCGGCGGACCCGTCGTGGGGCGCGGCGGGGCTGATGGACGTCCTGCTATCCCGCCGCACGTCCCGCGAGTTCGGCCCCGGTCCGGTCCCCTTGGACCGGGTGGGCGAGCTGCTGGCCGTGCTGGGGGCGCCGTCGCCGGTCCGGTCGCGGATCGGGCGGACGGGGACGGTGTTCAAGACCAGCCCGTCCGGAGGGGGTAGGCACCCCGTCGAGATCTACGCGCACGTGCGCGGGGTCGAGGGCCTGGGGGACGGGTGGCACCACTACGACGGTTCGGCGCACGCGCTGGAGCCGCTGGGTGTCTCGTGGACGCCGGCGGAGATGGCGGAGGCGGCGGGCGACCAGGCGTGGGTGGGTGAGGCGCCGTTGGTGCTCGCCTACACGGCGGTGTTGGAACGGACCCGGTGGCGGTATGACACTTCCCGTGCGTACCGGGTGGTTCAAATGGATGTGGGCCACCTGTCGCAAACCGCGTATTTGGTGGCTACCGCAATGGGATTTGGTATCGGCTTCACCGCAGCATTGCGGGATGAACTCGTCGAACAAGCTCTCGGATGTGACGCTTATCACGAAGTCGTACTCGGGATGAGCGCGGTGGGTCCATTACCCGAATGA
- a CDS encoding type IV toxin-antitoxin system AbiEi family antitoxin, which yields MARNSANRGTTEAELIASAVEALRSILPQAWQLTVHYAPVREVEGRLLRPDAEITIEDPNGTVANLVVESKAFTAPRDVARAAAFVARVQGGQAKNAMLVTSFVSPATRAELARHGMGWFDPTGNLRLALERPAVFIDRTGADRSEVRDPEDRTLKSLRGHAAARIVLALCETGTPVGVREAAARAGVSVASGSRVLDLLDREAVIRRRSDGTVIAVRRRALVTRWTADYQVMKANEVITSVDPRGIEHALKALPAVEPDAVLTGSAAARAYLPADVTPVSPLVSLSLYTADPIGLMDRLRLKRVERGSNVLVMRPYDDVVRERARTVGGLRCAPPAQVVADLLTGPGRSTEEAEQLMEVFATVEEGWAS from the coding sequence GTGGCCCGGAACAGTGCGAATCGTGGAACGACCGAGGCGGAGTTGATCGCATCGGCTGTCGAGGCCCTGCGGTCGATCCTGCCGCAGGCTTGGCAGCTCACGGTCCACTACGCCCCGGTGCGGGAGGTCGAGGGGCGACTCCTCCGGCCGGATGCCGAGATCACGATCGAGGATCCGAACGGAACCGTCGCGAACTTGGTGGTCGAATCCAAGGCCTTCACGGCCCCCAGGGATGTAGCCCGCGCCGCGGCGTTTGTGGCGAGGGTCCAGGGCGGTCAGGCCAAGAACGCCATGCTGGTGACGTCGTTCGTCTCGCCGGCTACCCGCGCCGAGTTGGCACGGCACGGGATGGGGTGGTTCGACCCGACCGGCAACCTGCGGCTGGCGCTGGAACGACCCGCGGTCTTCATCGACCGGACCGGTGCCGACCGGAGCGAAGTCCGCGATCCCGAGGATCGCACTCTCAAGTCGCTCCGAGGCCATGCCGCGGCTCGGATCGTCCTGGCGTTGTGCGAGACCGGCACACCGGTGGGGGTTCGCGAAGCCGCCGCCCGAGCGGGCGTCAGCGTGGCAAGCGGATCGAGGGTCCTGGACCTGCTCGACCGGGAGGCCGTGATCCGGCGGCGCAGCGACGGAACGGTCATCGCGGTGCGCAGACGAGCCCTGGTGACGCGCTGGACAGCCGACTACCAGGTCATGAAGGCCAATGAAGTCATAACCTCGGTCGACCCCCGCGGGATCGAGCACGCGTTGAAGGCCCTTCCGGCGGTCGAGCCGGACGCGGTGCTCACGGGTTCGGCCGCTGCCCGGGCCTACCTGCCGGCCGACGTCACGCCGGTGTCGCCGTTGGTGTCGCTGAGCCTCTACACGGCCGACCCGATCGGTCTGATGGATCGGCTGCGGCTCAAGAGGGTGGAGCGCGGGTCCAACGTCCTGGTCATGCGCCCCTACGACGATGTGGTCCGCGAGCGCGCCAGAACGGTCGGTGGTCTGCGGTGCGCCCCACCCGCGCAGGTGGTGGCCGACCTCCTGACCGGGCCGGGGCGTTCGACAGAGGAAGCAGAGCAACTGATGGAGGTTTTCGCGACTGTGGAGGAGGGCTGGGCGTCATGA
- a CDS encoding ATP-grasp domain-containing protein: MTASGWGSDLVPPPEAVRPVKPTPLLLQGQDYIFRSPAKNLDFQEQVHRLGMVDEGDGSPVPCVLVLARAADMEMNALSIALAERGIRLARIDADRCVDLPLTVYTDAPLLELDRWLLRPLLVWRRHFELSALQVEPGTLAGAYAVDQWGAVANWLSTRGDWAHVNPARATAHLDRLTQLSDAASFGLRVPRTAVTTRPGRTRPGGGRCIVKTTGRHLLEPRPGMQHGLFPRPLETSRSGDVPESAPVIVQEYVPSETELRVFVVGEQTLAFQVDKLDPAQLWVDPEAVQVTPVEVPARLSDRLLALARHWRLQVAAFDLLVSGGDHVFLEVNVNCDWRWFEHRAQDERVSEAVHEWVAARFKELMGAGKGR; the protein is encoded by the coding sequence ATGACCGCTTCCGGGTGGGGGAGCGACCTGGTTCCCCCACCCGAGGCCGTCCGGCCCGTGAAGCCCACCCCACTGCTGCTGCAGGGCCAGGACTACATCTTCCGGTCGCCCGCCAAGAACCTGGACTTCCAGGAGCAGGTGCACCGCCTCGGCATGGTCGACGAGGGCGACGGCAGCCCCGTGCCCTGCGTGCTGGTCCTCGCCCGCGCCGCCGACATGGAGATGAACGCCCTCTCCATCGCCCTGGCCGAACGCGGCATCCGCCTGGCCCGCATCGACGCCGACCGCTGCGTCGACCTGCCGCTCACCGTCTACACCGACGCGCCCCTGCTGGAACTGGACCGCTGGCTGCTGCGGCCCCTGCTGGTGTGGCGCCGGCACTTCGAGCTCTCCGCCCTCCAGGTCGAACCCGGCACGTTGGCCGGCGCCTACGCCGTGGACCAGTGGGGCGCGGTCGCGAACTGGCTGTCCACCCGCGGCGACTGGGCGCACGTCAACCCGGCCCGCGCCACCGCCCACCTCGACCGGCTCACCCAGCTGTCCGACGCGGCGTCCTTCGGTCTGCGCGTCCCGCGCACCGCGGTGACCACCCGACCCGGCCGCACCCGGCCCGGCGGCGGGCGGTGCATCGTCAAGACCACCGGCCGCCACCTGCTCGAACCCCGCCCCGGGATGCAGCACGGCCTGTTCCCGCGTCCGCTGGAGACCAGCCGCTCCGGCGACGTCCCCGAGTCCGCGCCGGTCATCGTGCAGGAGTACGTGCCCTCCGAGACGGAGCTGCGCGTGTTCGTCGTCGGCGAGCAGACCCTGGCGTTCCAGGTGGACAAGCTGGACCCCGCGCAGCTGTGGGTCGACCCGGAGGCGGTCCAGGTCACGCCCGTCGAGGTGCCCGCGCGGCTGTCGGACCGGCTACTGGCCTTAGCCCGGCACTGGCGCTTGCAGGTCGCCGCCTTCGACCTCCTCGTCTCCGGCGGCGACCACGTGTTCCTGGAGGTCAACGTCAACTGCGACTGGCGCTGGTTCGAGCACCGGGCGCAGGACGAGCGGGTGTCCGAGGCCGTGCACGAGTGGGTGGCGGCGCGTTTCAAGGAGCTGATGGGTGCGGGTAAAGGTCGCTGA
- a CDS encoding DUF58 domain-containing protein gives MTRGERIKDALTGGRGSHWHPTDALVRGAALGVGLVVVGGLLHRVELVLFGAPLLISTLVALVAKVGGKPVVNVRGLPRTGEVGAAKSVVEVDACGGAEVVAIRLPVDRPGLGPVHLLPASTRAVEVVLRRDAWGEGVDLRPDHLVAGPDGLLVFGPVTGAERGRVILPPVHQLPAGLLPARARGLVGAHRARRPGDSVELRDIRAFQPGDRLRRVDWRVSLRAGTLHVREHHAEADADVVLALDTRFDVDRDVGSWSVASPEGAGGDGAERRKGRHARRHAGGDLGGAGRVTRPGGSLDLAVRAAASLAAGYLRQGDRVGLVDLGRPQLSVRPGAGRRQLLRLRNQLVVCARSAGWAQKPVLRREQLPHGALVVVLSPFLDADAVELSVHAARRGHVVLAVDVLPKDLLPDRDTPWGAAALHVLRLEHEVRLEAMRRHGVAVVTWDARAAAISAVLREAARPGVRR, from the coding sequence ATGACCCGCGGCGAGCGCATCAAGGACGCCCTGACCGGCGGGCGCGGCTCGCACTGGCACCCCACGGACGCGCTCGTGCGCGGCGCGGCCCTCGGCGTCGGGCTGGTCGTGGTCGGTGGTCTGCTGCACCGGGTCGAGCTGGTGCTGTTCGGCGCGCCGCTGCTGATCTCGACGCTGGTCGCGCTGGTCGCGAAGGTCGGCGGGAAACCGGTCGTCAACGTCCGCGGGCTGCCGCGCACCGGTGAGGTCGGCGCGGCGAAGTCCGTGGTCGAGGTCGACGCGTGCGGCGGGGCCGAGGTGGTGGCGATCCGGCTGCCGGTGGACCGTCCCGGCCTCGGCCCGGTGCACCTGCTGCCCGCGTCGACGCGCGCGGTGGAGGTGGTGCTGCGCCGCGACGCCTGGGGCGAGGGCGTGGACCTGCGGCCCGACCACCTGGTGGCGGGCCCGGACGGGCTGCTGGTGTTCGGGCCGGTGACCGGCGCCGAGCGCGGGCGGGTGATCCTGCCGCCGGTGCACCAACTGCCGGCCGGGCTGCTGCCCGCGCGGGCGCGTGGCCTGGTGGGTGCGCACCGGGCGCGGCGGCCGGGCGATTCGGTGGAGCTGCGCGACATCCGGGCGTTCCAGCCGGGCGACCGGCTGCGCCGCGTGGACTGGCGGGTGTCGCTGCGCGCGGGCACCTTGCACGTCCGAGAGCACCACGCCGAGGCGGACGCGGACGTCGTGCTCGCCCTGGACACCCGGTTCGACGTGGACCGGGACGTCGGCTCGTGGTCGGTGGCGTCCCCGGAGGGAGCCGGCGGGGACGGCGCGGAACGCCGGAAGGGCCGCCACGCGCGCCGGCACGCAGGCGGTGACCTGGGCGGGGCGGGGCGCGTCACCCGACCCGGCGGGAGCCTGGACCTGGCGGTGCGGGCGGCGGCGTCGCTGGCGGCCGGGTACCTGCGGCAGGGGGACCGGGTCGGCCTGGTGGACTTGGGCCGGCCGCAGCTGTCCGTCCGGCCGGGCGCGGGACGCCGGCAGCTGCTGCGGCTGCGCAACCAGCTCGTGGTGTGCGCGCGGTCGGCGGGGTGGGCGCAGAAGCCCGTGCTGCGGCGGGAGCAGTTGCCGCACGGGGCGCTGGTCGTCGTCCTGTCGCCGTTCCTCGACGCCGACGCGGTGGAGCTGTCCGTGCACGCGGCACGCCGAGGACATGTGGTGCTCGCGGTGGACGTGCTCCCGAAGGACCTCCTGCCGGACCGGGACACGCCGTGGGGCGCCGCCGCGCTGCACGTGCTGCGGCTGGAGCACGAGGTGCGTTTGGAGGCCATGCGCCGGCATGGCGTGGCCGTGGTGACGTGGGACGCGCGGGCGGCGGCGATCTCGGCGGTTCTCCGTGAAGCCGCCCGACCGGGAGTGCGCAGATGA
- a CDS encoding AAA family ATPase, with product MTRIGIEAKAVLDAVGTVVVGRQRSLRLALAAILAGGHVLLEDVPGLGKTLMARSLAQALRLDFKRLQCTPDLLPADVTGSFLYDPGERDFHFRAGPVFTGLLLADEINRTPPKTQSALLEAMQERQVTVEGRTFPLPRPFHVLATANPVEYEGTYPLPEAQLDRFLLRLDIGYPPPEEEVEVLRRRLARQREETEVEPVLDTDRLLQLQQGVEQVAVDEDVLRYCVDLAAATRAHPAVEVGASPRGAQALVLVGRALAVLDGRDFVLPEDVKECAVPALAHRLTLRPETWTSGVTGVDVVTELLGRVPGPVSSRS from the coding sequence GTGACCCGTATCGGCATCGAGGCCAAGGCGGTCCTCGACGCCGTCGGCACCGTCGTCGTCGGCAGGCAGCGGTCGCTGCGGCTGGCGTTGGCGGCGATCCTGGCCGGCGGCCACGTGCTGCTGGAGGACGTGCCCGGCTTGGGCAAGACCCTGATGGCCCGGTCGCTCGCGCAAGCGCTGCGGCTGGACTTCAAGCGCCTCCAGTGCACGCCCGACCTGCTGCCCGCCGACGTCACCGGCTCCTTCCTCTACGACCCGGGCGAGCGGGACTTCCACTTCCGCGCCGGCCCGGTGTTCACCGGCCTGCTGCTGGCCGACGAGATCAACCGCACCCCGCCCAAGACCCAGTCCGCGCTGCTGGAGGCCATGCAGGAGCGCCAGGTCACGGTCGAGGGCCGCACCTTCCCGCTGCCGCGCCCCTTCCACGTGCTGGCCACCGCCAACCCGGTCGAGTACGAGGGCACCTACCCGCTGCCCGAAGCGCAGCTGGACCGGTTCCTGCTCCGCCTGGACATCGGCTACCCGCCGCCGGAGGAGGAGGTCGAGGTGCTGCGCCGCCGCCTGGCCCGGCAGCGCGAGGAGACCGAGGTCGAACCCGTCCTGGACACCGACCGGCTGCTCCAGCTCCAGCAGGGCGTCGAGCAGGTCGCCGTGGACGAGGACGTGCTGCGCTACTGCGTGGACCTCGCCGCCGCCACCCGCGCGCACCCCGCCGTCGAGGTCGGGGCGTCGCCGCGCGGCGCGCAGGCCCTGGTGCTGGTCGGGCGGGCGCTGGCGGTGCTGGACGGGCGGGACTTCGTGCTGCCCGAGGACGTCAAGGAGTGCGCGGTCCCGGCGCTGGCGCACCGGCTCACCCTGCGGCCGGAGACGTGGACGTCCGGGGTGACCGGCGTGGACGTCGTCACCGAGCTGCTCGGCCGCGTCCCCGGGCCGGTCAGCAGCCGGTCATGA
- a CDS encoding DUF4129 domain-containing protein, giving the protein MRPRLVLALLVGLALVVVALAARGASPVPYDAIGSVPDTAPVFTKTPADVAEDAENGSVVGGSLVVVAVVLVAMVVIALAGLVLSLGLPRWRRRREAAVGVVADAVDGADGRAPELLVQGAREALEGLSERVGGPPRDAVVGAWLRLEEAAAGSGAARLPHQTPTEFTGALLARYRVDEQATGALRKVYQRARFGTADVTEDDARTAREALEHIVRDLDGSRA; this is encoded by the coding sequence ATGAGGCCACGGCTTGTTCTCGCGCTCCTGGTGGGACTGGCGCTGGTCGTCGTCGCCCTGGCCGCGCGCGGGGCTTCGCCGGTGCCGTATGACGCGATCGGGTCGGTGCCGGACACCGCGCCTGTTTTCACCAAGACCCCTGCCGATGTCGCTGAGGACGCCGAGAACGGCTCGGTGGTCGGCGGGTCGCTGGTGGTCGTGGCCGTCGTCCTGGTCGCCATGGTGGTGATCGCGCTTGCCGGGCTGGTGCTCTCGCTGGGGTTGCCGCGGTGGCGGCGTCGGCGGGAGGCGGCGGTGGGGGTGGTTGCCGACGCGGTGGACGGGGCGGACGGGCGGGCGCCGGAGTTGTTGGTGCAGGGAGCCCGGGAGGCGTTGGAAGGGCTGAGCGAGCGGGTCGGAGGGCCGCCGCGGGACGCCGTGGTGGGGGCCTGGCTGCGGTTGGAGGAGGCGGCAGCGGGCAGTGGGGCGGCTCGGTTGCCGCACCAGACGCCCACCGAGTTCACGGGTGCGCTGCTCGCCCGGTACCGGGTGGACGAACAAGCCACCGGTGCGCTGCGGAAGGTCTACCAGCGGGCGCGGTTCGGGACGGCCGACGTGACCGAGGACGACGCCCGCACCGCCCGTGAGGCCCTGGAGCACATCGTGCGCGACCTGGACGGGAGCCGGGCATGA
- a CDS encoding NAD(P)/FAD-dependent oxidoreductase, whose amino-acid sequence MAAVKSQPTRIVIVGGGYVGMYTALGLQKKLRSGEASVTVIDPQPHMTYQPFLPEAAAGSIEPRHVVVPLRKVLKRCHVVTGRATKIEHARKAVTVELADGHVAEYEYDVLVSALGAISRTLPIPGLPEVGIGMKTIGEAIYLRNHVLSRLDQAASTNDPELRKRLLSFVVIGGGFAGIETLAELEDMARYALRYYEGLRQEDMHWVLVEATNRIMPEVSAKLGVYTVQQLEKRGIKCYLDTRVKSMENGHVVLDDGTEFDSDTIIWTAGMKANPMLRNTDLPLDARGRVQCTAAMQVVGLPGVWAAGDCSAVPDLSRTEEDPTATCVPNAQHAIRQSKLLAKNIVATLRGKKPKDYFHKYLGSVAGLGLYKGVADVFGLRFKGVVAWFMHRSYHVMFMPTVNRKFRVFVDWTQALFSGREVVALGQIHEPKAEFDRATKS is encoded by the coding sequence ATGGCTGCTGTGAAGTCGCAACCCACACGGATCGTGATTGTCGGCGGTGGGTACGTCGGCATGTACACCGCGCTGGGATTGCAGAAGAAGCTGCGTTCCGGTGAGGCGTCGGTCACGGTCATCGACCCACAGCCCCACATGACCTACCAGCCGTTCCTGCCCGAGGCGGCGGCCGGCTCGATCGAGCCGCGCCACGTCGTCGTGCCCCTGCGCAAGGTCCTCAAGCGCTGCCACGTCGTCACCGGCCGCGCCACGAAGATCGAGCACGCCCGCAAGGCGGTCACCGTCGAGCTCGCCGACGGCCACGTCGCCGAGTACGAGTACGACGTGCTGGTCTCGGCCCTGGGCGCGATCTCGCGGACCCTGCCGATCCCCGGCCTGCCCGAGGTCGGCATCGGCATGAAGACCATCGGCGAGGCGATCTACCTGCGCAACCACGTGCTGTCGCGCCTGGACCAGGCGGCCAGCACCAACGACCCGGAGCTGCGCAAGCGCTTGCTGAGCTTCGTCGTCATCGGCGGCGGCTTCGCGGGCATCGAGACGCTGGCGGAGCTGGAGGACATGGCCCGCTACGCGCTGCGCTACTACGAGGGCCTGCGCCAGGAGGACATGCACTGGGTCCTGGTCGAGGCGACCAACCGGATCATGCCCGAGGTGAGCGCCAAGCTCGGCGTGTACACGGTGCAGCAGCTGGAGAAGCGCGGCATCAAGTGCTACCTCGACACCCGCGTCAAGTCGATGGAGAACGGCCACGTCGTCCTCGACGACGGCACCGAGTTCGACTCGGACACCATCATCTGGACGGCCGGCATGAAGGCCAACCCGATGCTGCGCAACACCGACCTGCCGCTGGACGCGCGCGGTCGCGTGCAGTGCACGGCGGCCATGCAGGTCGTCGGTCTGCCCGGGGTGTGGGCGGCGGGCGACTGCTCGGCCGTGCCGGACCTGTCGCGCACCGAGGAGGACCCGACCGCGACCTGCGTGCCCAACGCGCAGCACGCGATCCGGCAGTCGAAGCTGCTGGCCAAGAACATCGTGGCCACCCTGCGCGGGAAGAAGCCGAAGGACTACTTCCACAAGTACCTCGGCAGCGTCGCGGGCCTGGGCCTGTACAAGGGTGTTGCGGACGTGTTCGGCCTGCGTTTCAAGGGTGTTGTGGCCTGGTTCATGCACCGCAGCTACCACGTCATGTTCATGCCTACGGTGAACCGCAAGTTCCGGGTGTTCGTCGACTGGACGCAGGCGTTGTTCTCGGGTCGCGAGGTCGTGGCGCTGGGTCAGATCCACGAGCCGAAGGCCGAGTTCGACCGGGCCACCAAGAGCTGA